A part of Salvelinus sp. IW2-2015 linkage group LG16, ASM291031v2, whole genome shotgun sequence genomic DNA contains:
- the LOC111975577 gene encoding ubiquitin carboxyl-terminal hydrolase 46 — MTVRNIASICNMGTNASALEKDIGPEQFPINEHYFGLVNFGNTCYCNSVLQALYFCRPFRENVLAYKAQQKKKENLLTCLADLFHSITTQKKKVGVIPPKKFISRLRKENDLFDNYMQQDAHELLNYLLNTVADILLEEKKLNTVADILLEEKKQEKQNGRLKNNGTAITTETELENKNTEPTWVHDIFQGTLTNETRCLNCETVSSKDEDFLDLSVDVEQNTSITHCLRDFSNTETLCSEYKYYCEACCSKQEAQKRMRVKKLPMILALHLKRFKYMEQLHRYTKLSYRVVFPLELRLFNTSGDSVNLDRMYDLVAVVVHCGSGPNRGHYITIVKSHGFWLLFDDDIVEKIDAQAIEEFYGLTSDISKNSESGYILFYQSRE, encoded by the exons ATGACTGTCAGAAATATCGCCTCCATTTGTAATATG GGCACAAATGCCTCTGCTCTGGAGAAAGACATTGGTCCGGAGCAGTTCCCAATCAACGAACACTACTTTGGATTGGTCAAC TTTGGGAACACTTGTTACTGTAACTCGGTGCTTCAGGCCCTGTACTTCTGCCGGCCCTTCCGGGAGAACGTGCTGGCCTACAAGGCCCAGCAGAAAAAGAAGGAGAACCTGCTCACGTGTCTGGCAGACCTCTTCCACAGCATCACCACCCAGAAGAAAAAGGTGGGAGTCATCCCGCCCAAGAAGTTCATCTCACGTCTGCGCAAGGAGAATG ACCTGTTTGATAACTACATGCAGCAGGACGCCCATGAGTTRCTCAACTACCTGCTGAACACGGTGGCAGACATCCTGCTGGAGGAGAAGAAGCTGAACACAGTGGCAGACATCCTGCTGGAGGAGAAGAAGCAGGAGAAGCAGAACGGACGCCTCAAGAACAACGGAACGGCCATCACCACGGAGACCGAGCTTGAGAACAAGAACACGGAGCCCACCTGGGTGCATGACATCTTCCAGGGCACGTTGACCAATGAGACGCGCTGCCTCAACTGTGAGACG GTCAGCAGCAAAGATGAGGACTTTCTGGATCTTTCTGTGGACGTAGAGCAGAATACATCAATAACACACTGTCTCAG GGACTTCAGTAACACAGAGACCTTGTGCAGTGAATACAAATACTACTGTGAGGCATGCTGCAGCAAGCAGGAGGCCCAGAAACG GATGCGTGTGAAGAAGCTGCCTATGATCCTGGCCCTGCACCTGAAGCGATTTAAGTACATGGAGCAGCTGCACCGATACACCAAACTGTCCTATCGCGTTGTCTTCCCTCTGGAACTACGCCTCTTCAACACCTCTGGAGACTCTGTCAACCTCGACCGCATGTACGACCTGGTCGCTGTGGTCGTCCACTGTGGCag TGGACCCAACAgaggacactacatcaccatagTGAAGAGTCATGGCTTCTGGCTGCTGTTTGATGATGACATCGTGGAG AAAATCGATGCCCAGGCCATCGAAGAGTTCTATGGGTTGACGTCAGACATCTCCAAGAACTCAGAGTCTGGATACATCCTCTTCTATCAGTCCAGGGAGTAA